In the genome of Andrena cerasifolii isolate SP2316 chromosome 5, iyAndCera1_principal, whole genome shotgun sequence, one region contains:
- the LOC143368976 gene encoding uncharacterized protein LOC143368976: protein MSVAGTRRLCRVGLAAVLVTALCVLTLLDSPPQLPDPPADPPPTPGGEPPGTRSIVAYSWARRLALDYRPSKECDGNGTYGTTLNTFKLADAKWLETIPGQLFLYSAHLDLRVAGYPSLRVIGVKRGPLPTSGLFCTVWYEEEDRGRAVSVEALVSTIWLDEWGETVDSYAGILVGCQLSSDAAVEPSRVYVGPRPCHKNASHSLAISPGYGKDAVEHRRRQFTLCIKGLDFDEDISSKIVAFVELHRILGAELFYFYVFNVHENVLKVLRLYERSNVIRWFNLTLPGDLPNEKNARRRLLSEDIWIKRRMELIPYNHCFYDNLHRSEFVLPIDIDEAIVPVRRRNWHELLLDERIKLGRSFKDFASYAVRNAYFFPELQARNQSERARPDTDSTDSPGDPDYLDTLRTASISPEGDSVKSFVSTRRALTVHNHYALTTLNPSTRRAHHFDPEDVLKHHHRACDRRHLDCDLLMEAVRVDESALKYAGELRSRMRVFLDDLKAFAQRG from the exons ATGTCGGTCGCCGGGACCAGGAGGCTGTGCAGAGTTGGCCTAGCAGCCGTGTTGGTCACCGCGCTGTGCGTGCTGACTCTATTGGATTCGCCGCCGCAACTCCCGGATCCTCCGGCAGATCCTCCTCCCACGCCTG GTGGCGAACCGCCGGGCACAAGAAGCATCGTGGCTTACTCGTGGGCGCGGAGATTGGCACTCGATTACAGACCCTCCAAGGAGTGCGACGGTAATGGAACGTACGGAACGACGTTAAATACGTTCAAGTTAGCCGACGCCAAGTGGCTCGAGACAATCCCTGGACAGCTCTTCCTGTACAGCGCCCACTTGGACCTGAGAGTGGCCGGCTATCCGAGCCTGAGGGTGATTGGCGTTAAACGTGGACCTCTGCCGACCTCTGGCCTTTTCTGCACCGTTTG GTACGAGGAAGAAGACAGGGGCAGGGCTGTCAGCGTGGAGGCGCTGGTTTCGACGATTTGGCTGGACGAGTGGGGCGAGACGGTGGACAGCTACGCGGGGATCCTCGTCGGCTGTCAATTATCCTCGGACGCGGCGGTCGAGCCGTCCAGGGTGTACGTGGGCCCTCGACCCTGCCACAAGAATGCTAGTCATAGTTTAGCGATAAGCCCGGGGTACGGGAAGGACGCGGTGGAGCACAGACGCAGACAGTTCACGCTGTGCATCAAGGGGCTGGACTTCGACGAGGACATCTCCTCGAAGATCGTCGCGTTCGTCGAGCTGCACCGCATCCTGGGCGCCGAGCTTTTCTACTTTTACGTGTTCAACGTGCACGAGAACGTGCTGAAGGTGTTGAGGCTGTACGAGCGCTCGAACGTGATCAGATGGTTCAATCTGACGTTGCCCGGCGATCTGCCCAACGAGAAGAACGCCAGGAGACGTTTACTGAGCGAGGATATCTGGATCAAGAGACGAATGGAGCTGATCCCCTACAATCACTGCTTCTACGACAATCTTCATCGGTCAGAGTTCGTGTTGCCCATCGACATCGACGAAGCGATCGTGCCGGTCAGACGGAGGAACTGGCACGAGCTGCTGCTCGATGAAAGGATTAAACTCGGCAGAAGCTTCAAGGACTTCGCCTCGTACGCTGTCAGGAACGCTTACTTCTTCCCCGAGCTACAAGCCAGGAATCAGAGCGAACGTGCCAGACCTGACACGGACTCCACCGATTCCCCCGGTGACCCCGATTACCTGGACACTCTTAGGACCGCCTCGATCTCGCCCGAGGGTGACTCGGTGAAGAGCTTCGTGTCGACGAGACGCGCGTTGACCGTGCACAATCATTACGCCCTGACGACACTGAACCCGTCCACCAGGCGGGCCCACCATTTCGATCCTGAGGATGTCCTCAAGCATCATCACAGAGCTTGCGACAGGAGACATTTGGACTGTGACCTGCTCATGGAGGCCGTCAGGGTCGACGAGTCCGCGTTGAAGTACGCGGGCGAACTCAGGTCGAGAATGAGGGTTTTCTTGGACGATCTCAAAGCATTCGCGCAGCGTGGATGA